The proteins below are encoded in one region of Telopea speciosissima isolate NSW1024214 ecotype Mountain lineage chromosome 10, Tspe_v1, whole genome shotgun sequence:
- the LOC122641629 gene encoding G patch domain-containing protein 11-like, translated as MAETNKDTKTEDDDEDYMGDLSLFLPPETTESSKISQKKNSNTKTLINQPSTKKLKTLNWQEQRRLDRERKQRDEDEQTLAKLDYAIPPSNIGFKMLKQMGYNPGSALGKDGSGLAEPVSLEIRRSRAGIGREDPHKEKQRREEAIAEMMSKKDEALMAEFGSRQKSQWRSRKIAGDFSKAKAALAQLENKEVIESDNEDEDSDGDEEEEE; from the exons ATGGCGGAAACAAATAAAGATACAAAAACTGAAGATGATGACGAAGATTACATGGGCGATCTCTCTCTGTTCCTCCCTCCCGAAACCACTGAGTCTTCTAAAATCTCTCAAAAAAAG AACTCCAACACCAAAACCCTCATCAATCAACCTTCAACGAAGAAACTCAAGACCTTAAACTGGCAAGAACAACGGAGACTCGATCGAGAGCGGAAGCAGAGAGACGAAGACGAGCAAACCCTAGCGAAACTAGATTATGCGATACCTCCATCCAACATTGGGTTCAAGATGTTGAAGCAGATGGGGTACAATCCCGGTTCAGCGCTCGGCAAGGACGGATCCGGTCTGGCCGAACCGGTTAGTCTCGAGATACGGCGGTCGAGGGCGGGGATTGGGAGGGAAGACCCGCACAAGGAGAAGCAAAGGAGAGAAGAGGCCATAGCGGAGATGATGAGCAAGAAGGACGAGGCTTTAATGGCCGAGTTCGGTTCTCGGCAAAAGTCTCAGTGGAGAAGCCGCAAGATTGCTGGTGACTTTAGTAAGGCCAAAGCGGCACTTGCCCAGTTGGAGAACAAGGAGGTCATCGAATCCGATAACGAAGACGAAGACAGTGATGGAgatgaagaggaggaagaataa
- the LOC122642343 gene encoding WAT1-related protein At5g64700-like: MEAFKICAPYMAMVVTQFAYGGFNILMKISLNKGISQLVFIVYLSHFALYVPCLIIFILGTIKNCRKQRPSLSLPMLIKIFGLSSLGSTIYLNIYYAGLKYISPTVACALGNVIPGFTFVMAILLRMETVNIENAKGRAKILGTLVCIGGALIFTFWKGGYQFKSLTRNPLIDIDKTRGSVHGLVRHHKEDWIKGSLLILISYIAWSAWLILQSLISNVYPAPLSLNTLICFFAALQSSVVALFFEREPRLWRLEWNVQLLTVLYSGLINSGLVYYLQTWCISKKGPVFAAMFYPMAMVMVGIFSAIFFAERLHLGSLIGALITVVGLYTVLWGKSTDSCSEEKVGKDEQNSLDDHQTLDITITNNPLSMNNIPAKNGKN, from the exons aTGGAAGCCTTCAAGATATGTGCTCCATACATGGCCATGGTGGTGACACAGTTTGCTTATGGTGGATTCAACATTCTCATGAAGATCTCTCTCAATAAGGGAATCAGTCAACTTGTCTTTATTGT CTATCTATCACATTTTGCCTTATATGTTCCCTGCCTAATTATCTTCATTTTGGGCACCATAAAAAATTGCAGGAAACAGAggccatctctttctcttccaatGTTGATCAAGATTTTTGGTCTATCTTCACTTGGGTCAACCATTTATCTAAATATCTACTATGCTGGCTTAAAATACATTTCCCCAACAGTTGCTTGTGCCTTAGGTAATGTAATCCCTGGTTTCACATTTGTCATGGCAATTCTGCTAAGGATGGAGACAGTGAATATTGAGAATGCTAAGGGGAGAGCTAAGATCTTGGGTACATTGGTTTGTATTGGTGGAGCATTAATTTTTACATTTTGGAAAGGAGGGTATCAATTCAAAAGCTTGACTAGAAATCCATTGATTGACATTGATAAAACTAGAGGTTCTGTTCATGGGTTAGTAAGGCACCATAAAGAGGACTGGATCAAAGGTTCACTTCTTATTCTAATAAGTTATATTGCATGGAGTGCATGGCTCATACTACAGTCACTGATCTCAAATGTTTATCCAGCCCCATTATCTTTGAACACTTTGATTTGTTTCTTTGCTGCATTGCAATCTTCTGTTGTTGCTCTCTTCTTTGAAAGAGAACCAAGGTTGTGGAGACTCGAGTGGAATGTCCAGCTCTTGACTGTTTTATACTCT GGACTCATCAACTCAGGCTTGGTTTACTACCTACAAACATGGTGTATCAGTAAGAAGGGACCAGTTTTTGCAGCTATGTTTTATCCCATGGCCATGGTGATGGTGGGCATATTCTCAGCAATTTTCTTCGCCGAGCGGCTTCACTTGGGAAG CTTGATCGGTGCATTGATCACTGTTGTGGGGCTTTATACAGTATTATGGGGCAAAAGCACAGACAGTTGCAGTGAAGAGAAGGTTGGGAAGGACGAACAAAATTCTCTTGATGATCATCAGACACTAGACATCACTATAACCAATAATCCCTTAAGCATGAACAATATCCCTGccaaaaatggaaaaaactAA